The proteins below are encoded in one region of Sinorhizobium meliloti:
- the fba gene encoding class II fructose-bisphosphate aldolase (catalyzes the reversible aldol condensation of dihydroxyacetonephosphate and glyceraldehyde 3-phosphate in the Calvin cycle, glycolysis, and/or gluconeogenesis) produces MALITLRQLLDDAAENDYALPAFNVNNLEYIQAVMRAADATDSPVILQASRGARAYAGDAFLRHLILGAAEEYPHIPVCLHLDHGDQPSTCISAITNGFTSVMMDGSLEKDGKTVASYEYNVAVTAEVVKIAHAAGVSVEGELGCLGNLETGAGDKEDGHGFEGKLSREELLTDPEQALDFVSKTGVDALAVAIGTSHGAYKFTREPDGEILSIETIAKINKRLPNTHLVMHGSSSVPADLQELFNAYGGKMKKTWGVPVSEIQKAIPLGVRKVNIDTDLRLAFTGEIRKHHIEHPDNFDPRNYLKPAIAHMTEVCKERFVAFRAAGQASKIRVLRLPEMAKRYAAA; encoded by the coding sequence ATGGCATTGATCACATTGCGGCAACTGCTCGACGACGCGGCGGAGAACGATTACGCGCTGCCGGCCTTCAATGTGAACAATCTCGAATATATCCAGGCCGTCATGAGAGCCGCGGATGCGACCGACTCTCCTGTCATCCTGCAGGCGAGCCGCGGTGCGCGGGCCTATGCCGGCGATGCGTTTCTGCGCCATCTGATCCTCGGCGCTGCGGAAGAATATCCGCATATCCCCGTCTGCCTCCACCTCGACCATGGCGACCAGCCGTCGACATGCATCTCGGCGATCACCAACGGCTTCACCTCGGTGATGATGGACGGCTCGCTGGAGAAGGACGGCAAGACCGTCGCGAGCTACGAATATAATGTCGCCGTCACCGCGGAAGTCGTGAAGATCGCCCATGCGGCCGGCGTTTCCGTCGAAGGGGAACTCGGCTGCCTCGGCAATCTGGAAACGGGTGCGGGCGACAAGGAGGACGGACATGGATTTGAAGGCAAGCTCTCGCGCGAGGAACTGCTGACCGATCCCGAGCAGGCCCTCGACTTCGTCTCGAAGACCGGCGTCGACGCTCTTGCGGTCGCGATCGGCACCAGCCACGGCGCATACAAGTTCACCCGTGAACCCGACGGCGAGATCCTCTCGATCGAGACGATCGCCAAGATCAACAAGCGTCTGCCGAACACGCACCTCGTCATGCACGGTTCCTCGAGCGTTCCCGCCGATCTCCAGGAACTCTTCAACGCCTATGGCGGCAAGATGAAGAAGACCTGGGGCGTTCCGGTATCCGAGATTCAGAAGGCCATTCCGCTCGGTGTGCGCAAGGTCAATATCGACACGGATCTCCGCCTCGCCTTTACCGGCGAGATCCGCAAGCACCATATCGAGCATCCGGATAATTTCGATCCGCGCAATTATCTGAAGCCCGCGATTGCCCACATGACCGAGGTCTGCAAGGAGCGCTTCGTGGCCTTCCGTGCCGCCGGCCAGGCATCGAAGATCCGGGTGCTGCGTTTGCCGGAGATGGCCAAGCGCTACGCCGCCGCATAA
- a CDS encoding peptide ABC transporter substrate-binding protein: MASLKLNLRAAALIGSLLIGASPALAEAVLHRGNAGEPQTLDQAHTSINIEEFILKDLYEGLTIYDAAGKIVPGAAETWELSDDGTVYTFKLRADAKWSDGSPVTAEDFAFSFRRVEDPKTAAEYANILFPIKNAEKVNKGEVPVDQLGVKAVDEKTLEVTLERPTPFFLELLAHQTALPVSKASVEKNGADFVKPGVMVSNGAFKLTAHVPNDSLTVEKNTNYWDAANVKLDKVIFYPIDDQAASVRRFEAKEMDLAYNFSADQIERLRTSYGEQVHVSPTLATYYYAFDTRQEPYNDVRVRRALSMAVDRDFLAKEIYSGSQLPSYSMVPPGIESYGDPAKADFADMSQLDREDKAIELMKEAGYGEGGKPLNIEIRYNTNPNHERVATAVADMWKNTFGAKVSLVNLDVSSHYAYLQEGGKFNVARAGWVADYADAENFLALSLSTNKTFNYGHFENAEFDALMKKSYEEQDPAARSKIMHEAETLLMKEQPIAPFLTQADLWLVSERVKGWQDNAPNAHLSKFLSVAE; this comes from the coding sequence ATGGCTTCACTGAAACTCAATCTCAGGGCCGCTGCGCTCATAGGCTCGCTGCTCATCGGGGCAAGCCCCGCGCTCGCCGAGGCGGTACTTCACCGCGGCAATGCCGGCGAACCGCAGACGCTCGACCAGGCCCACACTTCGATCAACATCGAGGAGTTCATCCTCAAGGACCTCTATGAAGGCCTGACGATCTACGATGCCGCGGGCAAGATCGTTCCGGGCGCCGCCGAAACCTGGGAGCTTTCGGACGACGGTACCGTCTACACGTTCAAACTGCGTGCCGATGCCAAGTGGTCTGACGGCTCGCCGGTGACGGCAGAGGATTTCGCCTTCTCCTTCCGCCGCGTGGAGGATCCGAAGACGGCGGCCGAATACGCCAACATCCTCTTCCCGATAAAGAACGCCGAAAAGGTCAACAAGGGCGAAGTGCCGGTCGACCAGCTCGGCGTAAAGGCCGTCGACGAAAAGACGTTGGAAGTTACTCTCGAGCGGCCGACGCCGTTCTTCCTGGAACTGCTCGCACACCAGACGGCGCTTCCGGTCAGCAAGGCAAGCGTCGAGAAGAACGGCGCGGACTTCGTCAAGCCGGGCGTGATGGTTTCGAACGGCGCGTTCAAGCTGACGGCACATGTGCCGAACGACAGCCTGACCGTGGAGAAGAACACCAATTATTGGGATGCCGCCAACGTCAAGCTCGACAAGGTGATCTTCTATCCGATCGACGACCAGGCGGCATCCGTTCGTCGTTTCGAAGCGAAGGAAATGGATCTCGCCTACAACTTCTCCGCCGACCAGATCGAGCGCCTGCGCACGTCCTATGGAGAGCAGGTGCACGTTTCCCCGACGCTTGCCACCTACTACTACGCGTTTGATACGCGTCAGGAGCCCTATAACGATGTCCGCGTCCGCCGGGCACTTTCGATGGCGGTCGACCGCGACTTCCTTGCCAAGGAAATCTACAGCGGTTCGCAGCTGCCGTCCTATTCGATGGTCCCGCCGGGCATCGAGAGCTACGGCGACCCCGCCAAGGCCGACTTTGCCGACATGTCGCAACTCGACCGCGAGGACAAGGCGATCGAGTTGATGAAGGAAGCCGGTTACGGCGAGGGCGGCAAGCCGCTCAACATCGAAATCCGCTACAACACCAACCCCAACCATGAGCGTGTCGCGACAGCGGTCGCCGACATGTGGAAGAACACCTTCGGCGCCAAGGTCTCGCTGGTGAATCTCGACGTGTCGTCGCACTATGCCTACCTGCAGGAGGGCGGCAAGTTCAACGTTGCGCGTGCCGGCTGGGTCGCCGATTACGCCGATGCCGAGAACTTCCTGGCGCTGAGCCTCAGCACCAATAAGACCTTCAACTACGGACACTTCGAAAACGCCGAATTCGATGCCCTGATGAAGAAGTCGTATGAGGAACAGGATCCGGCGGCACGGTCGAAGATCATGCACGAGGCTGAAACTCTGCTGATGAAGGAGCAGCCGATCGCGCCGTTCCTGACCCAGGCGGACCTCTGGCTCGTTTCGGAACGGGTCAAGGGCTGGCAGGACAATGCGCCGAACGCGCATCTGAGCAAGTTCCTGAGCGTCGCCGAGTAA
- the oppB gene encoding oligopeptide ABC transporter permease OppB, with protein sequence MISFILRRLASAVPTLFIVVTISFFLMRFAPGGPFNLERPLPPSTMENLMRTYHLDQPLWRQYATYLGNAVTGDFGPSYIYHDNNVAQLIGKGLPYSMELGFYALVLAVVGGVITGTIAALRQNSFLDFAVMSVSTIGVTVPNFVVGPVLTLIFAIALAWLPAGGWGDGSLRFLILPMIALALPQLAVFARLTRGSMIEALNTDHIRTAKAYGLPSRAVVVTHAMRGAMLPVVSYLAPCAAALLTGSAVVETIFTIPGVGRYFVLGAINRDYTLVMGTVILIAIFVILFNLLVDILYGLLDPRVRHD encoded by the coding sequence ATGATCTCCTTCATCCTTCGCCGGCTGGCGAGTGCGGTGCCGACGCTGTTCATCGTCGTCACCATATCCTTCTTTCTGATGCGTTTTGCCCCCGGTGGGCCCTTCAACCTCGAGCGTCCTCTCCCGCCCTCCACGATGGAGAACCTGATGAGGACCTATCACCTCGATCAGCCGCTCTGGCGCCAATACGCTACCTACCTAGGCAATGCGGTCACGGGCGACTTCGGTCCGAGCTACATCTACCATGACAACAATGTGGCGCAGCTGATCGGCAAGGGCCTGCCCTATTCGATGGAGCTCGGCTTTTACGCGCTGGTACTCGCGGTCGTCGGCGGCGTCATAACGGGAACGATCGCCGCATTGCGGCAGAACAGCTTCCTGGATTTCGCGGTCATGTCGGTTTCCACGATCGGGGTCACCGTTCCGAACTTCGTCGTCGGTCCCGTTCTGACGCTGATCTTTGCGATCGCGCTCGCGTGGCTGCCCGCCGGCGGCTGGGGGGACGGTTCTCTCCGCTTCCTCATCCTGCCGATGATCGCGCTCGCGCTTCCCCAGCTTGCAGTGTTCGCCAGGCTCACACGCGGCTCGATGATCGAGGCGCTCAACACGGATCATATCCGCACCGCGAAAGCCTATGGCCTGCCGTCCCGCGCCGTGGTCGTGACGCACGCCATGCGCGGTGCCATGCTGCCGGTCGTCTCCTATCTTGCTCCTTGCGCCGCCGCCCTCCTTACGGGCTCGGCCGTGGTGGAAACGATCTTCACTATACCGGGGGTCGGGCGCTACTTCGTGCTCGGAGCAATCAACCGCGACTATACGCTGGTAATGGGCACCGTGATCCTCATCGCGATCTTCGTCATCCTCTTCAATCTTCTGGTCGATATTCTCTACGGCCTGCTCGATCCGAGGGTTCGCCATGACTGA
- a CDS encoding ABC transporter permease, with product MTDIAQIPASTPETKGRSLFQLATLRFRRNRPAMAGCVMLVLIALFSFVGPLFSPHSYDQVFPSYVTIGPSLEPRPDTSTLQDVMEGVATRARVTLTEFNVDGETFTATVTSDKPIDPRATRYFDRANEFENSKVVATENDGRTLKVEGEVAREYFPFGTDSNGRDLLVRVMLGGQISIAVGLLASLVSLGIGVVYGATSGYIGGRVDNVMMRLVEILYSLPFVFLVVVLVVFFGRSFILIFLVIGAVEWLDMARIVRGQTLALKRREFVGAAQALGLTDWQIIRRHIIPNTIGPVIVFVTVVVPKVILLESFLSFLGLGVQAPLTSWGALISEGANNIQSAPWLLIFPAIFFVVTLFSLNFVGDGLRDALDPKDR from the coding sequence ATGACTGATATCGCTCAGATTCCCGCATCGACGCCCGAAACCAAGGGCCGCAGCCTCTTCCAGCTTGCAACGCTGCGCTTCCGCCGCAACCGCCCGGCCATGGCCGGTTGCGTCATGCTGGTGCTCATCGCGCTGTTTTCATTCGTCGGTCCGCTTTTCTCGCCTCACAGCTACGATCAGGTCTTTCCGTCCTATGTCACGATCGGCCCCAGCCTCGAGCCGCGCCCGGATACGTCGACGCTTCAGGACGTGATGGAGGGCGTGGCGACCCGTGCACGCGTCACGCTCACGGAATTCAACGTCGACGGCGAAACCTTCACCGCCACGGTGACCTCCGATAAGCCGATCGATCCCCGCGCCACGCGCTATTTCGACCGGGCAAACGAGTTCGAGAACTCCAAGGTGGTCGCGACGGAGAACGATGGCCGTACCCTGAAGGTCGAGGGCGAGGTGGCGCGGGAATATTTCCCCTTCGGCACCGATTCCAATGGCCGCGACCTGCTTGTCCGGGTGATGCTGGGCGGCCAGATCTCCATCGCCGTCGGCCTGCTGGCTAGTCTCGTTTCGCTCGGCATCGGCGTCGTATACGGGGCGACCTCGGGCTATATCGGCGGGCGCGTCGATAACGTCATGATGCGCCTGGTAGAGATCCTCTATTCGCTGCCCTTCGTTTTCCTCGTCGTGGTGCTCGTCGTCTTCTTCGGCCGCAGCTTCATCCTGATCTTCCTGGTGATCGGGGCTGTCGAATGGCTGGATATGGCCCGCATCGTGCGCGGCCAAACGCTGGCGCTTAAGCGGCGCGAGTTCGTTGGAGCGGCGCAGGCGCTGGGTCTGACCGATTGGCAGATCATCCGCCGGCACATCATCCCGAATACGATCGGTCCGGTCATCGTCTTCGTCACCGTCGTCGTGCCGAAGGTCATCCTGCTCGAAAGCTTTCTGTCGTTCCTCGGACTGGGCGTGCAGGCCCCGCTTACGAGCTGGGGTGCGCTGATCTCGGAAGGTGCGAACAACATACAGTCGGCGCCGTGGCTCCTGATCTTTCCCGCCATCTTCTTCGTCGTGACGCTGTTCTCGCTGAACTTCGTCGGCGACGGCCTGCGTGATGCGCTCGACCCGAAGGACCGCTGA
- a CDS encoding ABC transporter ATP-binding protein, which translates to MTEMKDSILAVRGLKVDFSTPDGTVEAVKGIDLDVRSGETLAVVGESGSGKSQTMMGIMGLLAKNGTVTGSARYRGQELVGLAPKALNKVRGSKITMIFQEPMTSLDPLYTIGRQIAEPIVHHRGGSFKEARRRVLELLELVGIPEPGRRIDSYPHELSGGQRQRVMIAMALANEPDILIADEPTTALDVTIQAQILDLLKSLQRRFGMAIVLITHDLGIVKYFADRVAVMRRGEVVEQGMTADIFERPKGDYTRMLLEAEPSGRKASPPDNAPIILEGRNVAVDYTIPGGLFRGASAAFRAVDGVNLRLRQGQTIGIVGESGSGKSTLGRALLRLLPSSGYYRFGSTDISGFDRGAMRPLRRQLQLVFQDPYGSLSPRRTVGEIITEGLHVHEPDLSRADRDRRAIAALKEVGLDPASRNRYPHEFSGGQRQRIAIARAIILKPKVVILDEPTSALDRSVQGQVIELLRDLQEKHGLSYIFISHDLSVVKAMSDYVIVMKNGRIVEEGETDAIFDAPREPYTKTLIGAAFNV; encoded by the coding sequence ATGACAGAGATGAAGGACTCCATTCTCGCTGTACGTGGCCTGAAGGTCGACTTTTCCACCCCCGACGGCACCGTCGAAGCGGTCAAGGGCATCGATCTCGACGTCCGTTCCGGCGAGACGCTCGCGGTCGTCGGCGAATCCGGCTCGGGCAAGAGCCAGACCATGATGGGAATCATGGGCCTGCTCGCCAAGAACGGGACGGTGACCGGTTCGGCGCGCTATCGCGGCCAGGAACTCGTAGGGCTCGCACCGAAGGCCCTGAACAAGGTGCGCGGCTCGAAGATCACCATGATCTTCCAGGAGCCGATGACCTCGCTCGATCCGCTCTACACCATCGGCCGTCAGATCGCCGAGCCGATCGTCCATCACCGCGGCGGCAGCTTCAAGGAGGCTCGCAGGCGCGTCCTCGAGCTCCTGGAGCTCGTCGGCATTCCCGAGCCGGGGCGGCGCATCGACAGCTATCCGCACGAGCTTTCCGGCGGCCAGCGCCAGCGTGTCATGATCGCCATGGCGCTTGCCAACGAGCCGGATATCCTGATCGCCGACGAGCCGACGACCGCCCTTGACGTGACCATCCAGGCCCAGATCCTCGATCTGCTCAAATCGCTGCAAAGGCGCTTCGGCATGGCGATCGTGCTGATCACCCACGACCTCGGCATCGTCAAGTACTTCGCCGACCGTGTCGCGGTCATGCGCCGGGGCGAGGTCGTGGAGCAGGGGATGACGGCTGATATCTTCGAGCGGCCGAAGGGGGACTATACCAGGATGCTGCTGGAGGCCGAACCGAGCGGGCGCAAGGCTTCGCCCCCCGACAACGCCCCGATCATCCTGGAGGGTCGCAATGTCGCGGTGGACTATACGATCCCAGGCGGCCTCTTCCGCGGGGCCTCGGCCGCTTTCCGTGCCGTCGACGGCGTCAATCTTAGGCTCAGGCAGGGTCAGACGATCGGCATCGTCGGCGAATCCGGCTCCGGGAAATCGACGCTCGGCAGGGCGCTGCTGAGGCTTCTGCCGAGCAGCGGTTACTACCGCTTCGGCTCGACCGACATTTCCGGCTTTGACCGCGGCGCGATGCGGCCGCTGCGCCGCCAGCTGCAGCTCGTCTTTCAGGACCCCTACGGGTCGCTCTCGCCGCGCCGGACCGTGGGGGAGATCATCACCGAAGGCCTCCATGTGCATGAGCCCGACCTGAGCCGTGCCGATCGCGACCGCAGGGCCATCGCCGCGTTGAAGGAAGTCGGCCTCGATCCCGCGTCGCGCAACCGCTATCCGCATGAATTCTCCGGCGGACAGCGCCAGCGCATCGCAATCGCCCGCGCGATCATCCTGAAGCCGAAGGTCGTCATTCTCGACGAGCCGACTTCGGCCCTCGACCGGTCGGTGCAGGGGCAGGTGATCGAACTCCTGCGCGATCTGCAGGAAAAGCACGGTCTCTCCTACATCTTCATCAGCCACGATCTTTCGGTGGTGAAGGCGATGTCTGACTATGTGATCGTGATGAAGAACGGCCGGATCGTCGAAGAGGGAGAAACGGACGCGATCTTCGATGCGCCGAGGGAGCCCTATACGAAGACGCTGATCGGCGCGGCGTTCAACGTGTGA
- a CDS encoding sigma-54-dependent transcriptional regulator, translating into MSESRILLVDDEEELRRSSAQALELAGFRVDTFASAEYALERIAFSFHGVVISDIRMPGMDGMTFLQRIREIDAELPVILVTGHGDVQLAVRAMREGAYDFVEKPFTAQMLAGTIRRALDWRSLVLENRRLRAVAGKRDDIEQRLPGRSQAMVDLRYRIRAIGASDADTLIIGETGVGKEVVARALHDLSSRASGPFIAINCAALPENLIESELFGHEPGAFPGALRPRYGKFEHGRGGTILLDEIGSMPFDLQAKFLRVLQERVITRLGSNETVPLDVRFIATSKVDLEREVASSRFRADLLYRLNVATLRVPTLSQRRSDIPLLFMQLVRESAARYGRDDIVVSPALASEMAAREWPGNVRELRNAAERLVLGLEVEREEALAPANGQRLTDKVAAFEKSVIASALAAHGGALKPVYESLGISRKTLYEKMQKFGLDKKALSEER; encoded by the coding sequence ATGAGCGAAAGCCGCATCCTGCTCGTCGACGATGAAGAGGAACTGCGTCGCTCCAGCGCTCAGGCCCTGGAACTCGCCGGCTTCCGGGTGGATACGTTCGCCAGCGCCGAATATGCACTCGAACGCATCGCCTTTAGCTTCCACGGCGTCGTCATCAGCGATATCCGCATGCCCGGAATGGACGGAATGACCTTTCTGCAGCGCATCCGGGAGATCGATGCCGAACTGCCGGTGATCCTGGTGACGGGACACGGCGATGTGCAACTTGCGGTCCGGGCGATGCGCGAAGGCGCCTATGATTTCGTCGAAAAGCCCTTCACCGCCCAGATGCTTGCCGGCACCATTCGCCGCGCGCTCGATTGGCGCAGTCTCGTGCTCGAAAACCGCCGCCTGCGGGCCGTTGCGGGCAAACGCGACGACATCGAACAGCGGCTGCCCGGGCGAAGCCAGGCAATGGTCGACCTGCGCTACCGCATCAGGGCGATCGGCGCCTCCGACGCCGATACGCTGATCATCGGCGAAACGGGAGTTGGAAAAGAAGTCGTCGCCCGCGCGCTCCACGATTTGAGCAGCCGCGCGAGCGGCCCGTTCATCGCCATCAATTGCGCGGCTCTTCCGGAAAACCTGATCGAAAGCGAGCTCTTCGGGCACGAACCGGGCGCATTCCCCGGAGCGCTCAGGCCGCGCTACGGCAAATTCGAACATGGCCGCGGCGGCACCATCCTGCTCGACGAGATCGGCTCCATGCCTTTCGATCTCCAGGCGAAATTCCTTCGCGTGCTGCAGGAGCGGGTCATAACGCGCCTCGGCTCGAACGAGACCGTACCGCTCGATGTTCGCTTCATCGCCACCAGCAAGGTCGATCTGGAACGCGAGGTAGCAAGCAGCCGCTTTCGTGCCGACCTGCTTTACCGGTTGAACGTCGCAACCTTGAGAGTGCCGACGCTTTCGCAGCGCCGCTCCGATATCCCCCTGCTCTTCATGCAGCTCGTCCGCGAATCCGCCGCTCGCTACGGCCGGGACGACATCGTCGTCTCGCCCGCGCTCGCTTCGGAAATGGCCGCACGCGAGTGGCCCGGCAACGTGCGCGAGTTGCGCAATGCCGCCGAGCGCCTGGTCCTCGGGCTCGAAGTCGAACGCGAAGAGGCGCTCGCACCGGCGAACGGCCAGCGCCTGACCGACAAGGTGGCCGCCTTCGAAAAGAGCGTCATCGCCAGCGCCCTTGCGGCCCATGGCGGCGCGTTGAAGCCCGTCTACGAGTCGCTCGGCATCTCGCGCAAGACGCTGTATGAAAAGATGCAGAAGTTCGGGCTCGACAAGAAGGCGTTATCGGAGGAGCGGTGA
- a CDS encoding sensor histidine kinase has product MKYRFVLALLLLPAAAGLIAVQGTAVATRSYMQEASSQANTALRLAVAALSGHLNRYQALPALIADHDDVKELVTRPRDRRLRGAVNSYLKEINELLKSSDIYVITPDGNTIAASNYDGPTSFVGENFSYRPYFQDALKGDQSRFYALGTTSLKRGYYFGAPVRVGGEIRGVIVFKVDIETIEASWQGGEYRIFVSDPEGIIFMSGNPAWLYAGILPLTPDRLARTEGSRRYADARLRPLPAVQSELSGHRLLRVSEGSEREYLALSHYMPEADWTVNVLTDTASVRTQALTTVAAVMLLLCLAALAIAIIIQRRTRLRERILMQEQAQEELERRVEERTADLARVNSQIEAEIAERRLTEQQLRQTQADLIQAGKLAGLGQMSAALSHEFNQPLAAAKTYADSAALLIERGRTAEASDNIRRISGLIDRMASISRHLRNFARKPNEKLGPVRLDEVVRDTLEIVETRLKAAGAEMDIDIGDELAVLAGSVRLQQVLVNVISNAADAVEGLDDRKLSVRAWREGGRAVLTVRDRGAGVAPAVAQRIFDPFYTTKGVGRGLGLGLSISYNIIKDFGGSLTVSNHSEGGAVFRIELALAGETGQEAAE; this is encoded by the coding sequence CCAGGGAACCGCGGTCGCAACGCGCAGCTATATGCAGGAGGCCTCGTCGCAGGCGAACACGGCTCTGCGGCTGGCGGTTGCGGCCCTTAGCGGTCACCTGAACCGCTATCAGGCCCTGCCCGCGCTGATCGCCGACCATGACGACGTCAAGGAACTGGTGACGCGTCCGCGCGACCGGCGGCTGCGCGGGGCCGTCAATTCGTATCTCAAGGAGATCAACGAACTCCTCAAATCCTCCGACATCTATGTCATCACGCCGGACGGCAACACGATCGCGGCCAGCAACTACGATGGGCCGACGAGCTTTGTCGGCGAGAATTTCAGCTACCGCCCCTATTTCCAGGACGCACTCAAAGGTGACCAGTCCCGCTTCTATGCTCTCGGCACGACATCGCTGAAGCGCGGTTACTATTTCGGTGCGCCGGTCCGCGTCGGCGGAGAAATCCGCGGCGTGATCGTGTTCAAGGTGGATATCGAAACCATTGAAGCCTCCTGGCAGGGCGGCGAATACAGGATCTTCGTCTCCGACCCGGAAGGCATCATCTTCATGAGCGGCAATCCGGCATGGCTCTATGCCGGGATCCTGCCGCTGACGCCTGACCGGCTTGCCCGGACGGAGGGCTCGCGGCGCTATGCGGATGCAAGGCTTCGACCGCTGCCTGCCGTGCAAAGCGAGCTTTCCGGACATCGATTGCTAAGGGTGTCCGAGGGCAGCGAGCGGGAATATCTTGCCCTCTCCCATTATATGCCGGAGGCGGATTGGACCGTGAACGTGCTTACGGACACCGCCTCCGTGCGGACCCAGGCCCTGACCACGGTTGCGGCCGTCATGCTGCTCCTTTGCCTTGCCGCCCTGGCGATCGCGATTATCATCCAGCGGCGCACACGGCTCAGGGAACGCATTCTGATGCAGGAGCAGGCGCAGGAGGAACTCGAGCGCCGTGTCGAGGAGCGCACGGCGGATCTTGCGCGCGTCAATTCGCAGATCGAAGCGGAGATCGCAGAGCGGCGGCTTACCGAGCAGCAGTTGCGCCAGACCCAGGCCGATCTCATCCAGGCGGGCAAACTTGCCGGCCTCGGGCAGATGTCCGCTGCCCTGTCTCACGAATTCAACCAGCCGCTCGCCGCCGCCAAGACCTATGCCGACAGCGCGGCGCTGCTGATCGAGCGCGGCCGCACGGCCGAGGCGAGCGACAATATCCGGCGGATTTCGGGCTTGATCGACCGCATGGCCTCGATCAGCCGTCACCTGCGCAATTTCGCGCGAAAACCCAACGAGAAGCTCGGCCCGGTTCGTCTCGACGAGGTGGTGCGCGACACGCTGGAGATCGTGGAGACGCGGTTGAAGGCGGCAGGCGCGGAGATGGACATCGATATCGGCGATGAGTTGGCGGTCCTCGCCGGTTCGGTCCGCTTGCAGCAGGTGCTTGTCAACGTGATCTCGAACGCCGCCGACGCCGTCGAGGGACTTGACGATCGCAAGCTTTCCGTGCGCGCCTGGCGCGAAGGCGGCAGGGCCGTGCTGACGGTGCGCGATCGCGGCGCGGGCGTTGCTCCGGCAGTTGCGCAACGCATCTTCGATCCGTTCTACACGACCAAGGGAGTCGGAAGAGGCTTAGGCCTGGGCCTCTCCATTTCCTACAACATCATCAAGGATTTCGGAGGCAGCCTCACCGTGTCGAACCATTCGGAGGGTGGCGCGGTGTTCCGCATCGAGCTTGCCCTTGCCGGCGAAACCGGGCAGGAGGCAGCCGAATGA